In a single window of the Palaemon carinicauda isolate YSFRI2023 chromosome 10, ASM3689809v2, whole genome shotgun sequence genome:
- the LOC137647853 gene encoding uncharacterized protein, which produces MDNASYHSVIINKAPTVSDRKHIIKEWLIKKGETPTNDVRKSELLEMVKLSSSRIEKDYVIDKMACENGHRIVRLPPYHCQYNPTELIWGQVKKYVAKKNDFKMANFKPLLQEVLQQVSKENWSNAVKLMRNLQRKDCELDDATEHLLDSFIINIGSSDDDDDDDDDDDDDDDDDDDDNEKENDI; this is translated from the coding sequence ATGGATAACGCATCCTACCATTCGGTAATCATTAATAAAGCACCGACGGTTTCGGATAGGAAACACATTATAAAGGAATGGCTGATCAAAAAAGGAGAAACTCCAACAAATGACGTACGAAAAAGTGAACTTCTTGAAATGGTGAAGTTAAGTTCTTCTCGAATAGAAAAGGACTATGTGATAGATAAAATGGCCTGTGAAAATGGTCATAGAATCGTAAGGTTGCCGCCTTATCACTGTCAGTACAACCCCACTGAATTGATCTGGGGGCAGGTTAAAAAATACGTTGCtaagaaaaatgattttaaaatggccAACTTCAAACCCCTACTTCAAGAGGTTTTGCAACAGGTTAGTAAAGAAAATTGGAGTAATGCTGTGAAGCTCatgagaaatttacaaagaaaGGATTGTGAACTAGACGACGCCACAGAACACTTACTCGATTCATTCATAATCAATATAGGTTCctcagatgatgatgacgatgacgacgatGACGACGATGACGACGATGACGACGATGACGACGACAATGAGAAGGAAAATGATATTTGA